From Crassaminicella indica, one genomic window encodes:
- a CDS encoding vWA domain-containing protein → MIKSKSYQNKIAFILICFMLFYNQINFLSYAEGSNINVKAPINLVRQSDHDKIKRGETFTINYKLQPQPIPAEDILPESYLKNKEIVLVMDTSGSMKEYIDFNYNDTQISLQGIHAVKNINIWKRWYTSGCYLNHYRMSFKKPPAGENQHTKYFIFYSTDEINTIENWIKNLNTNQLYKYIQKNRAFMINKDHSKNYIKFPINLKDITGNYYNCYYNYHVYIATIDTSKSNPVIGLANEQSTAQPIHKEMKISVMKKVTKNFLEKFKNDSRVKVALIPYASYAKDIVFNNDNFVNLSSPTQYNNLINNINKLQAYGGTNIGDGLRKAYYKFSDSDNIRKYVILMTDGEPTFHSSTTKLIWNGWFYEPVEDQQYLGDGSYPNDYEYFGGGNHSTYRDKIYANKVAKDLLVNGKHKINSFMIAFSNDANGAELKNIANSANGYYKKAEDGNALDEVYEQLADIIQSDFPIHGIHYEETFPNGLKVVDVSEGLEIKGQKVIGDIGSISYKLNKETNTFEAEPFEFYVTLKANNIGDYKLVNNIMHYKDINGTDEQKKFPSLSIYVYEMEPPEIKAHLTDAESNINKYKLTIDINESSKIKIINDNHIIYTSNNYEDPKAFSIEINKADIVGNHIIIQATDQSGNITEETVPIISLLPFEMNDYFHTDNTRPVKVKLATENNSTIKEIKANGNIIAQERLTNQGKYEHMIILNDGNNLIKIFVQNSYGNTATLSFNREIDACSPELVGIYVDNDSKIKITSKEEILFTTLEVDINGDGIITDGSINEKGEPTLDEIFGPSEVTIVPLDGEYGFKVSMQDAWYGKEIIIKAKDTAGNIGAVNLKNNNKIIKHGIILLNNKNFEIIDKADNSIDIVNKQNTHIGILLNVSTPGSKIMNLSFNFKKAPNINIESPKCSLYQINDNKLESIQENIRISQSTTDSYHIPLSINTDSSKSYVLIYTLKPDIPEDQIGKGICIVNQAEIQGSTKNIKLCIKPRPIIE, encoded by the coding sequence ATGATTAAATCAAAAAGCTATCAAAATAAAATTGCATTTATTTTGATTTGTTTTATGCTTTTTTATAATCAGATTAATTTTTTAAGTTATGCAGAAGGCTCTAATATAAATGTAAAAGCTCCTATAAATCTTGTACGTCAATCAGACCATGATAAAATAAAAAGAGGTGAAACCTTTACAATTAACTATAAGCTTCAACCTCAACCGATACCTGCTGAAGATATTTTACCTGAATCTTATTTAAAAAATAAAGAAATTGTTTTAGTTATGGATACTTCAGGGAGTATGAAAGAATATATTGATTTTAACTATAACGATACTCAAATATCACTTCAAGGAATACATGCTGTAAAAAATATAAATATATGGAAAAGATGGTATACATCAGGTTGCTATTTAAATCATTATAGAATGTCTTTTAAAAAACCTCCTGCTGGAGAAAATCAGCATACTAAATATTTTATATTTTATAGTACAGATGAAATAAATACAATTGAGAATTGGATTAAAAATTTAAATACAAATCAATTATATAAGTATATTCAAAAAAATAGAGCGTTTATGATAAACAAAGACCATAGTAAAAATTATATTAAATTTCCAATAAATCTTAAAGATATTACTGGTAATTATTACAATTGTTATTATAATTATCATGTTTATATTGCAACTATTGATACTTCAAAATCTAATCCTGTAATAGGATTAGCCAATGAACAATCGACAGCTCAACCAATTCATAAGGAGATGAAGATCTCTGTAATGAAAAAAGTGACTAAAAATTTTTTAGAAAAATTCAAAAATGATTCTAGGGTAAAAGTTGCTTTGATTCCTTATGCAAGCTATGCAAAAGATATTGTATTTAATAATGATAATTTTGTAAATTTGTCTAGTCCAACACAATATAATAATTTAATAAACAATATTAATAAACTTCAAGCATATGGTGGTACAAATATTGGAGATGGATTACGAAAAGCTTATTATAAATTTTCTGATTCTGATAATATACGTAAATACGTTATATTAATGACAGATGGAGAACCTACATTTCATAGTAGTACTACAAAATTAATATGGAATGGTTGGTTTTATGAACCAGTAGAAGATCAACAATATTTAGGAGATGGAAGCTACCCTAATGATTATGAATATTTTGGTGGAGGAAATCATTCTACATATCGTGATAAAATTTATGCAAATAAAGTCGCAAAAGATTTATTGGTAAATGGTAAACATAAAATTAATTCTTTTATGATCGCATTTAGCAACGATGCAAATGGAGCAGAGTTGAAAAATATTGCAAATAGTGCAAATGGTTATTACAAAAAAGCAGAAGATGGAAATGCTTTAGATGAGGTCTATGAACAATTAGCAGATATAATACAAAGCGACTTTCCAATTCATGGGATACACTATGAAGAAACTTTTCCTAATGGTTTAAAAGTTGTTGACGTTTCTGAAGGGTTAGAAATTAAAGGTCAAAAAGTAATAGGTGATATTGGCAGCATTTCATACAAATTAAATAAAGAAACTAATACCTTTGAAGCAGAGCCTTTTGAATTTTATGTGACGTTAAAAGCAAATAATATTGGAGATTATAAATTAGTCAATAACATTATGCATTATAAAGATATAAACGGAACAGATGAGCAAAAAAAATTCCCATCGTTATCTATTTATGTATATGAAATGGAACCACCAGAAATAAAAGCGCATTTAACAGATGCTGAATCTAATATAAATAAATATAAACTTACAATAGATATAAATGAATCTTCTAAAATAAAAATTATTAATGATAACCATATTATATATACATCTAACAATTATGAAGATCCTAAAGCATTCTCTATTGAAATAAATAAAGCTGATATTGTTGGAAATCATATAATAATTCAAGCTACTGATCAATCAGGAAATATAACTGAAGAAACAGTTCCAATAATTTCTTTGCTCCCATTTGAAATGAATGATTATTTTCATACAGACAATACAAGACCTGTAAAGGTAAAACTAGCAACAGAAAACAATTCAACAATAAAAGAAATAAAAGCAAATGGCAATATTATCGCACAAGAACGACTAACTAATCAAGGTAAATATGAACATATGATCATACTAAATGATGGGAATAATTTGATTAAAATTTTTGTTCAAAATTCATATGGAAATACAGCTACTCTAAGTTTTAATAGAGAAATAGATGCGTGTTCACCAGAATTAGTAGGAATATATGTAGATAATGATTCTAAAATTAAAATTACTTCTAAAGAAGAAATCTTATTTACAACTCTTGAAGTAGATATAAATGGAGATGGTATAATTACAGATGGAAGTATAAATGAAAAAGGAGAACCTACTTTAGATGAAATATTTGGTCCATCAGAAGTAACAATAGTCCCTCTAGACGGTGAATATGGATTTAAAGTTTCTATGCAAGATGCTTGGTATGGAAAAGAGATAATTATTAAAGCTAAAGATACAGCAGGCAATATTGGAGCTGTAAACTTAAAAAATAATAATAAGATTATAAAGCATGGAATTATCTTATTAAATAATAAAAATTTTGAAATAATAGATAAAGCTGATAACAGCATAGATATTGTTAACAAACAAAATACACATATTGGCATTTTATTAAATGTAAGCACACCTGGAAGTAAAATAATGAATTTGAGTTTTAATTTTAAAAAAGCACCTAATATAAATATTGAATCACCAAAATGTTCCCTTTATCAAATTAATGATAATAAATTAGAAAGTATACAAGAAAATATTCGAATTAGTCAATCCACTACAGATAGTTATCATATTCCTCTTTCTATAAATACAGATTCATCAAAATCCTATGTTCTTATATATACACTAAAACCAGATATTCCTGAAGATCAAATAGGAAAAGGTATATGTATAGTTAATCAAGCAGAAATACAAGGCTCTACAAAGAATATAAAATTGTGCATTAAACCTCGTCCAATTATTGAATAA
- a CDS encoding type II secretion system F family protein: MPFYRYKALTQKGNYIMNTYQANNKNEVIHMLQAMNYYPISIQKAFSLQIFFKKMNSKELSIFCRQFYVLFHAGVDIIRCFHALTLQTTNKNLKIILKSIEESLKKGQTLTLALTYTKVFPQLFINMIQAGEMSGKLDKILKKMAIHYEKESKFQKKIATAMIYPLILCITSILVVIFLLTYVIPCFINMFENAGVQLPLPTRILLIISSLCIHYWYFGFILLIFSACWLYRISKKDNTQMFLDKLKFRIPIMKRITQIIISIRFSRTLALLLSSGISLISALEITSKAVSNKFVENQIKKSIEEIAKGESLAKSVKEIGLFSPLMISMIEIGEEAGTLDNLLDQTADFMEEEIEKILEKILPMLEPLLITVMAIIIGFILLAMVMPIFEITNTIY, encoded by the coding sequence ATGCCTTTTTATAGATATAAAGCTTTGACCCAAAAAGGAAATTATATCATGAATACCTATCAAGCAAATAATAAAAATGAGGTAATTCATATGCTTCAAGCTATGAATTATTACCCTATTTCTATACAAAAAGCCTTCTCTTTACAAATATTTTTTAAAAAAATGAACTCAAAAGAATTATCTATATTTTGCAGACAATTTTATGTATTATTTCATGCTGGAGTAGACATTATAAGATGTTTTCATGCATTAACTCTACAAACAACTAATAAAAATTTAAAGATTATTTTAAAAAGTATTGAAGAATCTCTAAAAAAAGGACAAACTTTAACACTAGCACTAACATATACAAAAGTTTTTCCTCAATTATTCATCAATATGATCCAAGCAGGAGAAATGAGTGGAAAGCTTGATAAGATTTTAAAAAAAATGGCAATACATTATGAAAAGGAAAGCAAGTTTCAAAAAAAGATAGCAACAGCAATGATATATCCCCTAATTTTATGTATAACTTCCATTCTAGTTGTAATTTTTTTATTAACTTATGTAATCCCTTGCTTTATAAATATGTTTGAAAATGCAGGGGTACAATTACCCCTCCCTACTAGAATTCTTTTAATCATCAGTAGCTTATGTATTCATTACTGGTATTTTGGATTTATTTTACTTATTTTTTCAGCATGCTGGCTTTATCGTATTTCAAAAAAGGACAATACACAAATGTTTTTAGATAAGCTAAAATTTAGAATCCCTATAATGAAGAGAATTACACAAATAATAATAAGTATACGCTTTTCAAGAACACTTGCTTTATTACTATCTAGTGGTATTTCCTTGATTTCAGCATTAGAAATTACTAGTAAAGCTGTATCAAATAAATTTGTAGAAAATCAAATAAAAAAATCAATAGAAGAAATTGCTAAAGGAGAAAGTTTAGCAAAATCAGTAAAAGAAATAGGGCTTTTCTCACCTCTTATGATTTCTATGATTGAAATAGGTGAAGAAGCTGGAACTTTAGATAACCTTTTAGATCAAACAGCAGATTTTATGGAGGAAGAAATAGAAAAAATTTTGGAAAAGATATTGCCTATGCTTGAACCCTTATTGATTACAGTTATGGCAATAATCATAGGCTTTATTTTACTAGCTATGGTTATGCCTATATTTGAAATAACAAACACAATTTACTAG
- the pilM gene encoding type IV pilus biogenesis protein PilM — protein MFFKSILSIDIGNYWIKIVIGKKQKQQLIIENTILLPTPHFSIHCGKILDLEKIKNTISPFLNKQELVGRKVVFSLESPSMIKRELILPYTKQKHFKRMLSYEIQQHFPTNLEQYIIQYRKIEDLYEGNIKKARVLVVALPKKIIKDYLILSKQLKIIPICLETHASAISKLLNNNIQINKLIIQNKTICLIDLGYENITIKIFEDGIYQLSQLISLKEKNIKNYNAWLNEISRILEFYNSRKIENKIDKIYIYGGHANEKRIVQTINDYFHIPVSKIEKVNNIKIENTNNFDLSLYLNAIAAIIRK, from the coding sequence TTGTTTTTTAAAAGTATTTTATCTATAGATATAGGAAACTATTGGATTAAAATAGTTATAGGAAAAAAACAAAAGCAGCAACTAATCATTGAAAACACTATTTTACTGCCTACTCCACATTTTTCTATACATTGTGGAAAGATATTGGATTTAGAAAAAATAAAAAATACTATTAGTCCTTTTTTGAATAAACAAGAACTTGTAGGAAGAAAGGTTGTTTTTTCATTAGAAAGTCCATCAATGATTAAACGCGAACTCATATTACCTTATACAAAGCAAAAGCATTTTAAAAGAATGCTCTCATATGAAATACAACAACATTTTCCAACTAATTTAGAACAGTATATTATCCAATATAGAAAAATAGAGGACCTTTATGAAGGAAATATAAAAAAGGCTAGGGTTTTAGTAGTTGCACTACCCAAAAAGATTATAAAGGATTACTTAATTCTATCAAAGCAATTAAAAATAATACCTATATGCTTAGAAACCCATGCTAGTGCAATTTCAAAGCTTTTAAATAACAACATACAAATTAATAAACTAATAATTCAAAATAAAACCATATGTTTAATAGATTTAGGTTATGAAAATATCACCATAAAAATTTTTGAAGATGGAATCTATCAACTTAGTCAACTCATAAGCTTGAAAGAAAAAAATATAAAAAACTATAATGCTTGGCTTAATGAAATATCGCGTATTTTAGAATTTTATAACAGCAGAAAAATTGAAAATAAAATAGACAAAATTTATATTTATGGTGGTCATGCCAATGAAAAAAGAATTGTTCAAACCATAAATGATTATTTTCATATACCTGTGAGTAAAATTGAAAAAGTAAACAATATAAAAATAGAAAATACAAATAATTTCGATTTAAGTTTATATTTAAATGCAATAGCTGCGATTATTAGAAAATAA
- a CDS encoding PilN domain-containing protein gives MKQFNFFEPYLQKKYKKILHYTICGITVLLFIYPFINVYLINKIKKEVIAVNNITKLCDKITPIKKQQEQIKKINKTLKELKKLDTFIKEKDIINDFLLYTIYNNVPQNLFFKSFHITDENVKIEGIAKDKVAIAQFKSNLEEIIYFQDIYIPSILKNEEGYIFTIYFHIGDEKEDETN, from the coding sequence ATGAAGCAATTTAACTTTTTTGAACCCTATTTACAGAAGAAGTATAAAAAAATTTTGCACTATACAATTTGTGGAATAACAGTACTTCTTTTTATCTATCCATTTATAAACGTATACTTAATAAACAAAATAAAAAAAGAAGTGATTGCTGTAAATAATATAACCAAGTTATGCGACAAAATAACACCAATAAAAAAACAACAAGAGCAAATAAAAAAAATAAATAAGACACTAAAGGAGCTTAAAAAATTAGATACTTTTATAAAAGAAAAAGATATTATAAATGATTTTTTACTCTATACAATTTATAATAATGTTCCGCAAAACTTATTTTTTAAATCATTTCATATTACTGATGAAAATGTGAAAATAGAAGGAATTGCAAAGGATAAAGTAGCTATTGCTCAGTTTAAATCTAATTTAGAAGAAATTATATATTTTCAAGATATATATATTCCTTCCATATTGAAAAACGAAGAAGGCTATATATTTACTATTTATTTTCATATAGGAGACGAGAAAGAGGATGAGACAAACTAA
- a CDS encoding helix-turn-helix domain-containing protein, which translates to MSRPTIVTADLHGHSIKELKKLRNTHNVALARNILTAIIMLAEGYKVKAIADFLLQSDVNIYVYIKRWNALGIKALEDRRGKVPSNCKITAEMEDDLLKTVMHTTPNNFGLLGHVWTAQLLADYLYQNYEVRVCAQTIRNILHKNNFSFKRAQKKPTKGVKSEQEAFKKNDRFSIYCRKRL; encoded by the coding sequence ATGAGTAGACCAACAATCGTAACAGCAGATCTTCACGGACATTCCATAAAGGAATTGAAAAAATTAAGAAATACCCACAACGTAGCATTAGCACGAAATATACTTACAGCAATTATAATGCTTGCTGAAGGTTATAAAGTTAAAGCAATAGCAGATTTTCTCTTACAATCAGATGTAAATATTTATGTTTATATCAAGCGTTGGAATGCTTTAGGAATAAAGGCACTAGAAGATCGTAGAGGAAAAGTTCCTTCTAATTGTAAAATTACTGCTGAAATGGAAGATGATCTTCTAAAAACAGTTATGCATACTACTCCTAATAATTTTGGTCTATTAGGTCACGTATGGACGGCTCAACTTCTAGCTGACTATCTGTATCAAAACTATGAGGTCAGAGTATGTGCACAAACTATACGTAATATCCTTCACAAAAACAACTTTAGTTTTAAAAGAGCTCAGAAAAAACCAACAAAAGGTGTAAAATCCGAACAGGAAGCCTTTAAAAAAAATGATAGATTTAGTATCTACTGTAGAAAACGACTCTGA
- a CDS encoding IS630 family transposase — MIDLVSTVENDSESVLYVMDETGLRTESDNRRSWSLVGVSPILESNGSHEGVNIIGATEITKNFDTVADIYSAKQSITSEEIQSFMEYLLECNPSKKVYLVLDNARTHNNVKIQEFWESNKERLVLINTPAYSPQLNPQENIWNLLKNKIFNIGARENIEVLFDEIASLYDQFNEDKELIKSIVYGINYYYKLPDIGLLAA; from the coding sequence ATGATAGATTTAGTATCTACTGTAGAAAACGACTCTGAAAGTGTTCTATACGTAATGGATGAAACAGGTCTAAGAACCGAATCGGATAATAGGAGAAGTTGGAGCCTTGTGGGGGTATCCCCTATATTAGAAAGTAACGGTTCTCATGAAGGTGTAAATATCATAGGCGCCACAGAAATCACCAAAAATTTTGATACAGTTGCTGATATATACTCAGCTAAACAAAGTATAACCAGCGAGGAAATACAAAGCTTCATGGAATACCTATTAGAGTGTAATCCTAGTAAGAAGGTATATCTTGTTTTAGACAATGCTAGAACACACAACAATGTGAAAATACAAGAGTTTTGGGAGTCAAATAAAGAAAGACTTGTTCTCATCAATACACCTGCTTATTCACCACAACTTAATCCCCAAGAAAATATATGGAACCTGCTCAAAAACAAGATCTTTAATATTGGAGCTAGAGAAAATATAGAAGTGTTGTTTGATGAAATCGCCTCTCTTTATGACCAATTCAATGAAGATAAAGAGCTCATAAAATCTATTGTTTATGGCATAAATTACTATTATAAATTACCCGATATAGGATTATTAGCTGCGTAA